The following coding sequences lie in one Candidatus Nitrospira allomarina genomic window:
- a CDS encoding alpha-keto acid decarboxylase family protein — protein MSDSYTIGTLLLDRLYKLGLHHIFGIPGDYVLTLFKLIEESPIRHIGTTREDCAGFAADAYARIHGIGGACVTYCVGGLNMVNAVACAYAERSPVVLISGSPGLNERVNNPFLHHMVRDFSTQRDVFEKITVASVVLDDPHTAEREIDRALKALMQFKRPIYLEIPRDLVMTPVQVASIKPPTVTACQSDPAALKEAVAEVRGILSGAERPVILAGAEIHRFGLQDQLTELVEHMNVPIATTLLGKSVLREDHPLNIGVYGGLVGREEILEFVENADCLLTLGTLLTDVEDVKAHATLLAAGRTVHATADSIAIKHHKYEDVRFEDFIQALVASPLPSFPARALPPRDSVRFDPPGPDAAVTLRKVFGYLDGLLNEKTVVIADVGESLFAAADLRVRKSADFLSPAYYTSMGFSVPAALGAGFADPGLRPLVLVGDGAFQMTGTELSTCIRYGQAPIVVVLNNRGYGTEREILEGPFNDIHEWQYEKICDVLGGGVGHRVGTFGDLVQALSLAVGDPKQVHVLNVLLDPRDRSTAMKRVAQRLAKRMGGQKT, from the coding sequence ATGAGTGACTCCTACACCATTGGCACTCTTCTGCTGGATCGTTTGTATAAGCTGGGGCTACACCATATTTTTGGTATTCCCGGCGATTATGTGCTGACGCTCTTTAAGCTTATTGAAGAATCGCCTATCCGGCACATCGGAACGACGCGGGAAGATTGCGCGGGCTTTGCGGCGGATGCCTATGCGCGTATACATGGGATCGGCGGCGCCTGTGTGACCTATTGCGTGGGTGGTTTGAATATGGTCAATGCCGTTGCCTGTGCGTATGCCGAGCGGTCGCCGGTAGTGTTGATCTCCGGCTCACCAGGGTTGAATGAACGAGTCAATAATCCCTTCCTTCATCACATGGTCCGTGATTTCTCGACCCAGCGTGATGTCTTTGAAAAGATTACGGTAGCTTCCGTCGTGTTAGATGACCCTCATACTGCGGAAAGGGAGATCGACCGGGCCTTGAAGGCCTTAATGCAATTCAAGCGGCCGATCTATTTGGAGATTCCACGAGACCTCGTGATGACTCCCGTGCAGGTGGCCTCAATCAAACCACCGACAGTCACGGCCTGCCAGAGTGATCCGGCGGCACTCAAAGAAGCCGTTGCAGAAGTTCGCGGTATTCTGTCCGGTGCCGAACGTCCGGTTATTCTGGCCGGTGCCGAAATCCATCGATTCGGTCTTCAGGACCAATTGACCGAACTGGTCGAGCATATGAATGTGCCCATCGCCACGACCTTGCTGGGGAAGTCCGTCCTTCGCGAAGACCATCCATTGAATATCGGGGTGTATGGCGGACTGGTGGGGCGTGAAGAAATTTTGGAGTTCGTGGAAAATGCCGACTGTCTGCTGACCTTAGGAACATTGCTCACTGATGTGGAAGACGTCAAAGCACATGCCACGCTCCTGGCGGCAGGCCGGACCGTTCATGCGACGGCGGACTCCATTGCTATCAAGCATCATAAATATGAAGACGTCCGTTTTGAAGATTTTATTCAAGCCCTGGTGGCGTCCCCATTGCCGTCGTTCCCTGCACGAGCGCTCCCGCCACGCGATAGTGTCCGTTTTGACCCACCTGGTCCGGACGCGGCAGTGACCCTTCGCAAAGTGTTCGGATATTTGGATGGTTTGCTCAACGAGAAGACTGTGGTGATTGCCGATGTCGGGGAGTCGCTGTTTGCCGCTGCAGATCTGCGTGTACGAAAAAGTGCGGATTTCCTGTCTCCGGCCTATTACACCTCCATGGGATTTAGTGTCCCGGCCGCTCTCGGTGCGGGGTTTGCCGATCCCGGACTGAGGCCCCTTGTGTTAGTAGGTGACGGCGCATTCCAAATGACCGGCACCGAATTGTCCACCTGCATTCGCTATGGGCAGGCCCCCATTGTGGTGGTGCTGAATAACCGCGGCTATGGGACGGAGCGGGAAATTCTCGAAGGTCCGTTCAACGACATCCATGAATGGCAATACGAAAAGATTTGTGATGTGTTGGGCGGAGGCGTGGGCCATCGAGTGGGCACGTTCGGAGACTTAGTCCAAGCTTTGAGCCTTGCCGTTGGTGATCCGAAGCAAGTCCATGTACTGAATGTGCTGCTTGATCCTCGTGACCGATCCACCGCCATGAAACGTGTTGCCCAGCGATTGGCCAAACGAATGGGGGGACAAAAGACCTGA
- a CDS encoding ABC transporter ATP-binding protein: MTESTTSLLQVTGLKKYFPVRSGLFSRVSAWVQAVDDVTFHLKQGETLGLVGESGCGKTTVGRSILRLMEPTAGTVTFEGKDVLALSSKELRQTRRRMQIIFQDPYSSLNPRMTIGAIVAEPLKIHQIAKGQDLQDQVNQLFIRVGLRPEHQSRYPHEFSGGQRQRVGIARALALNPKFIVCDEAVSALDVSIQAQILNLLRDLQQEFHLSYLFITHDLNVVQYLADRIAVMYVGKFAEVAPAEDLFATPKHPYTQALLSANPVPDPTAPPKRIILPGDVPSPLNPPAGCRFHPRCPEVMDVCKTVEPKLTQIGPPEKGHQVWCHLYS, encoded by the coding sequence ATGACCGAATCCACGACATCCTTACTCCAAGTCACAGGATTGAAGAAATATTTTCCTGTTCGGAGCGGGCTTTTTTCCCGTGTGTCGGCATGGGTCCAGGCGGTCGACGATGTCACTTTCCATCTGAAACAGGGAGAGACGTTGGGCCTGGTCGGGGAGTCGGGTTGTGGCAAAACAACGGTGGGACGAAGCATTCTCCGGCTTATGGAGCCGACTGCGGGAACGGTAACCTTCGAGGGAAAAGATGTGTTGGCACTCTCTTCGAAGGAATTACGGCAGACGCGTCGCCGGATGCAAATCATCTTTCAGGACCCGTATAGCTCACTCAATCCACGTATGACCATCGGGGCCATTGTAGCGGAGCCGCTCAAGATCCATCAGATCGCCAAAGGCCAGGACCTGCAGGATCAAGTGAATCAGTTGTTTATTCGTGTGGGTTTGCGGCCGGAGCATCAGTCACGGTACCCGCATGAATTCTCAGGCGGCCAACGCCAGCGTGTGGGCATTGCGCGTGCTCTCGCGCTCAATCCAAAATTCATTGTCTGTGATGAAGCCGTGTCGGCCCTGGACGTGTCCATTCAAGCGCAAATCCTGAACCTGCTTCGCGATCTCCAGCAGGAGTTTCACCTCTCCTATTTGTTCATCACCCATGATCTCAATGTGGTGCAATATCTCGCAGACCGGATTGCGGTCATGTATGTGGGCAAGTTCGCGGAAGTCGCTCCTGCTGAGGATCTCTTTGCCACACCCAAACATCCCTACACACAGGCCCTGCTCTCCGCCAATCCGGTTCCCGATCCAACAGCCCCACCCAAACGCATTATCCTTCCCGGCGATGTCCCGTCGCCCTTAAATCCTCCCGCCGGCTGCCGATTCCATCCCCGCTGTCCAGAAGTGATGGATGTCTGCAAAACAGTAGAACCAAAGTTGACGCAGATCGGTCCTCCCGAAAAAGGCCACCAAGTCTGGTGCCACTTGTATTCTTAG
- the amrB gene encoding AmmeMemoRadiSam system protein B encodes MSTETVEKDSKNYPILRNLQYSPLKQGEEQYIVLWDPSGLSSEKLVLPLNFFYLFQFFDGEHSLEQVGAEYLKKYGEFMMPDRLTKLVSDLDEKLFLEGERLKQVQAQAFEAYRKLDSRPMAFAGQQYESDPAKLRAQIDGFYSSKEGPEKGKAECAGQTIKGLVAPNFELKGAGPIYAWGYQELREGQVPDVLVLIGTCHAGLEGGIAFTDKDFETPFGTVPVNRAIIDLIRKETGETFFVEDIAHLREHSLELQLPFLKHALGEGREISILPILVDFPPETLTGGEYQQLFHRIDQFLTITKRAIQASGQQVCVIGSANLAHIGIRYGDKTPPTDFSFHRCMQIDLEMLKKVEEADPEGFAEFILKEGNQRRILGFGVIFSLMKLLKRDGEDFKGQVLRYDRGITDQFNSTVTYASIVFV; translated from the coding sequence ATGAGTACCGAGACCGTCGAAAAAGATTCCAAAAACTACCCGATTCTCCGGAATTTGCAATATTCCCCGCTGAAGCAGGGAGAGGAGCAATACATTGTGTTGTGGGACCCTTCCGGCCTGTCTTCTGAAAAGCTCGTATTGCCGCTGAATTTTTTCTATCTGTTTCAGTTTTTTGATGGAGAACATTCCCTGGAACAGGTTGGTGCCGAGTATCTCAAGAAGTATGGCGAATTTATGATGCCGGATCGCCTCACAAAATTGGTGAGCGATCTGGACGAGAAATTGTTTTTGGAAGGAGAGCGACTGAAGCAGGTGCAGGCGCAAGCCTTTGAGGCCTATCGAAAGCTTGACTCGAGACCGATGGCGTTCGCCGGGCAGCAATATGAATCCGATCCCGCCAAACTGCGGGCGCAGATCGATGGGTTTTATTCCTCCAAAGAAGGTCCGGAAAAAGGGAAAGCGGAATGTGCCGGTCAGACGATTAAAGGGCTTGTCGCCCCGAATTTTGAATTGAAAGGTGCCGGGCCAATCTACGCGTGGGGCTATCAGGAATTACGGGAAGGCCAGGTCCCGGATGTGTTGGTGTTGATCGGCACATGCCATGCCGGCCTCGAAGGGGGAATTGCCTTTACGGATAAAGATTTCGAAACGCCGTTTGGGACTGTGCCGGTTAATCGAGCAATTATCGATTTAATTCGCAAAGAAACCGGTGAAACTTTTTTTGTGGAAGATATTGCCCATCTTCGAGAGCATAGCCTGGAGTTGCAACTGCCGTTTCTTAAGCATGCGCTTGGTGAAGGGCGGGAGATTTCCATTCTACCGATTCTCGTTGATTTTCCTCCGGAGACATTGACAGGTGGAGAGTATCAACAGCTCTTTCACCGCATTGATCAATTTCTCACGATTACAAAACGTGCGATCCAGGCCAGCGGGCAACAGGTGTGTGTCATTGGCAGCGCCAATCTGGCGCATATCGGGATTCGGTATGGAGACAAAACGCCTCCCACTGATTTTTCCTTTCACCGATGTATGCAGATTGATCTGGAAATGTTGAAGAAGGTGGAAGAAGCGGACCCGGAAGGGTTTGCAGAATTTATCTTGAAAGAGGGAAATCAGCGGCGCATTTTAGGATTTGGGGTCATTTTTTCCTTGATGAAACTCCTCAAGCGTGATGGTGAGGACTTCAAAGGGCAGGTGCTACGCTATGATCGGGGTATTACCGATCAGTTTAATTCGACGGTGACTTACGCCAGTATCGTGTTTGTCTAA
- a CDS encoding peptidylprolyl isomerase, which produces MTTPSPLQFKKKNPKAIISTKFGDIEIRFFTDDAPRHVESFLNLVRLKFYDDTTFHRVVPKFLIQGGDPLSKHPNRELHGTGGPGFSLPSEPSDRPHRRGTVAMAKVPRNPDATRDISDSGSQFYIIVEDTSSLDRMYTVFGRVVKGMEVVDQIAALPCDSRDNPLEPVPMKIRAEE; this is translated from the coding sequence GTGACGACACCATCTCCCTTACAATTCAAAAAGAAAAATCCCAAGGCCATTATCTCCACAAAATTCGGGGATATAGAAATCCGCTTTTTTACGGACGACGCGCCCCGCCATGTGGAAAGTTTCCTCAATCTCGTCAGGCTGAAATTCTACGATGACACGACATTTCACCGGGTCGTGCCTAAATTTCTGATCCAGGGTGGAGACCCATTGAGCAAACATCCTAACCGGGAACTCCATGGTACCGGGGGACCGGGGTTTAGCCTCCCGTCAGAACCGAGTGATCGACCTCACCGTCGCGGGACGGTTGCCATGGCCAAAGTTCCACGAAATCCAGATGCCACCCGGGATATTTCCGATAGCGGATCCCAGTTCTATATCATCGTGGAAGACACCAGCAGTCTTGATCGCATGTATACGGTGTTCGGCAGGGTGGTGAAAGGTATGGAGGTGGTGGATCAGATTGCCGCCTTGCCATGCGATAGCCGGGACAACCCGCTGGAACCGGTACCAATGAAGATCAGAGCAGAAGAATAG